The Streptomyces sp. NBC_00440 genome contains a region encoding:
- a CDS encoding outer membrane protein assembly factor BamB family protein: MTQPPQPPQPPQPPNGPPQGGYGASKQSPAGGYGAPTPPPNNPPGNTPPPNTPPGSAPSVPPQMPPQAPQMPPAPQSPPPAGPPAGPPQAGPPQGGPVYGYPHPQQPAQPGYGYPQQQPGGPAYGFPQQQQPGVPAQQQYATQPMPPQRGSLGGGAGGGKFGIDAKIITAAVVAIVLIVGAGFVYSSSKGDKEPNVSSAGPTGGGDKNGTDTAKGAGGKEKVPANTNSKVLFQMPAPKVSDVTGVNGSWTTDKLYVKSGVNAVYGYDAVTGSQVWKLPLPGPLCAATSHVSKDDKTAIAFQPKVPTKAKQFWGCSEVAALDLDSGKLLWQKSYKDGDGKVSVDEVTLGGDTVATGSTNGGAAWGLEKGEVRWLPKVSTDQCEDAGYGGGATTLVAVRKCGDYDSPQVSVQNLNPKTGAPISSYKMPSGVEYAHIVSTDPLVVAADVGDTAGDGSGISDYFSIDAKTGKLRARIPADADKYAGKCDSTTVEQCNDLVVGDDRLYVPTEQHDGVGDAIGQTNEIVAFDLATGKPVPGRADAGAGYSAYPVRMDGSNVIAYKTGPYNKGGQVVSINGSTLKQTLLMSNPGQESVRGAESSFLADSAEIRFTDGRLYLADDTLSDYTSDSEKHYLAIAFGTS; the protein is encoded by the coding sequence ATGACTCAGCCGCCACAGCCACCACAGCCGCCTCAGCCTCCCAACGGACCGCCGCAGGGAGGGTACGGCGCGTCCAAGCAGTCCCCGGCAGGCGGATACGGCGCCCCGACCCCGCCCCCCAACAACCCGCCCGGCAACACCCCGCCCCCCAACACCCCGCCCGGCAGCGCCCCTTCGGTCCCGCCGCAGATGCCGCCCCAGGCACCGCAGATGCCGCCGGCACCGCAGTCCCCGCCGCCCGCTGGCCCGCCCGCCGGTCCGCCGCAGGCCGGTCCGCCGCAGGGTGGCCCGGTGTACGGCTACCCGCATCCGCAGCAGCCCGCCCAGCCCGGCTACGGCTATCCGCAGCAGCAGCCCGGCGGCCCCGCGTACGGCTTCCCGCAACAGCAGCAGCCCGGCGTACCGGCGCAGCAGCAGTACGCGACGCAGCCCATGCCGCCGCAGCGCGGCAGCCTGGGAGGCGGCGCGGGCGGCGGGAAGTTCGGCATCGACGCGAAGATCATCACGGCCGCGGTCGTCGCGATCGTGCTGATCGTCGGTGCGGGCTTCGTCTACTCGTCCAGCAAGGGCGACAAGGAGCCCAACGTGTCGAGCGCGGGCCCGACGGGCGGCGGCGACAAGAACGGCACGGACACCGCCAAGGGCGCGGGCGGCAAGGAGAAGGTGCCAGCGAACACCAACTCCAAGGTGCTCTTCCAGATGCCGGCCCCGAAGGTCAGCGACGTCACCGGCGTCAACGGCTCCTGGACCACCGACAAGCTGTACGTGAAGTCCGGCGTCAACGCGGTCTACGGCTATGACGCGGTCACGGGAAGCCAGGTCTGGAAGCTTCCGCTGCCGGGCCCGCTCTGCGCCGCGACGAGCCACGTCAGCAAGGACGACAAGACGGCCATCGCCTTCCAGCCGAAGGTGCCGACGAAGGCCAAGCAGTTCTGGGGCTGCTCGGAGGTCGCCGCGCTCGACCTCGACAGCGGCAAGCTCCTCTGGCAGAAGTCGTACAAGGACGGCGACGGCAAGGTCAGCGTCGACGAGGTCACCCTCGGCGGCGACACCGTCGCCACCGGCAGCACCAACGGCGGCGCCGCCTGGGGCCTGGAGAAGGGCGAGGTGCGCTGGCTGCCCAAGGTCAGCACCGACCAGTGCGAGGACGCCGGATACGGCGGCGGCGCCACCACCCTGGTCGCCGTCCGCAAGTGCGGCGACTACGACAGCCCGCAGGTCAGCGTTCAGAACCTGAACCCGAAGACAGGCGCGCCGATCTCCTCGTACAAGATGCCGTCGGGTGTCGAGTACGCCCACATCGTCTCCACCGACCCCCTGGTCGTGGCCGCCGACGTCGGTGACACCGCGGGCGACGGCAGCGGCATCTCGGACTACTTCTCCATCGACGCGAAGACCGGCAAGCTGCGCGCCCGGATCCCGGCCGACGCGGACAAGTACGCCGGCAAGTGCGACAGCACCACGGTCGAGCAGTGCAACGACCTGGTCGTCGGCGACGACCGGCTGTACGTGCCGACGGAGCAGCACGACGGCGTCGGCGACGCGATCGGCCAGACCAACGAGATCGTCGCCTTCGACCTGGCCACCGGCAAGCCGGTCCCGGGGCGTGCGGACGCGGGCGCCGGCTACTCGGCCTACCCCGTACGGATGGACGGCTCCAACGTCATCGCGTACAAGACGGGTCCGTACAACAAGGGCGGCCAGGTCGTCTCGATCAACGGCTCCACCCTCAAGCAGACGCTGCTGATGAGCAACCCGGGCCAGGAGTCGGTCCGCGGGGCCGAGTCCAGCTTCCTGGCGGACAGCGCGGAGATCCGGTTCACCGACGGCCGGCTCTATCTGGCCGACGACACACTCAGCGACTACACGTCCGACTCGGAGAAGCACTACCTGGCCATCGCGTTCGGCACCAGCTGA
- a CDS encoding response regulator transcription factor — protein sequence MGHIRVLVVDDHRIFAESLAAALAAEPDVEVTAAGSGPAALRCLDRAAADGRAFDVLLVDADLGVTAGWGARPAVVPAAGESAPADGISLAAAVRAARPALRTVVLAVRDDPRRAALALRTGASGWVAKDCSLQRLLAVVRGVLRDETHLPPALLTGVVRELTAAHRHRSEGEVLVEALTPREREVLRCMVAGLGRKAVAERLFLSPHTVRTHMQNVLGKLGVHSTLAAVALARRAGVGPAEPVQPLAGDVVERGSQLA from the coding sequence ATGGGTCATATCCGTGTTCTCGTCGTCGACGACCACCGCATCTTCGCCGAATCGCTCGCCGCGGCCCTCGCCGCCGAACCCGACGTGGAGGTCACCGCCGCGGGCAGCGGACCGGCCGCGCTGCGCTGTCTGGACCGGGCCGCGGCGGACGGGCGCGCCTTCGACGTGCTGCTCGTCGACGCCGACCTCGGGGTCACCGCGGGGTGGGGCGCCCGCCCGGCGGTCGTCCCCGCCGCAGGGGAGAGCGCCCCGGCGGACGGCATCTCGCTGGCCGCCGCGGTGCGCGCGGCCCGGCCCGCGCTGCGCACCGTCGTCCTCGCGGTGCGGGACGACCCGCGCCGGGCCGCGCTGGCCCTGCGGACCGGGGCTTCGGGGTGGGTCGCCAAGGACTGTTCGCTGCAGCGCCTGCTCGCGGTGGTCCGGGGTGTCCTGCGGGACGAGACCCATCTGCCGCCCGCCCTGCTCACCGGTGTCGTACGGGAGCTGACCGCGGCCCACCGGCACCGCTCCGAGGGTGAGGTGCTGGTCGAGGCGCTGACGCCCAGGGAGCGCGAGGTGCTGCGGTGCATGGTCGCGGGCCTGGGGCGCAAGGCGGTGGCGGAGCGGCTCTTCCTCTCCCCGCACACCGTCCGTACCCATATGCAGAACGTGCTGGGGAAGCTGGGTGTGCACTCCACACTGGCCGCGGTCGCCCTGGCGAGACGGGCAGGCGTGGGGCCTGCCGAGCCGGTACAGCCCCTAGCCGGGGATGTTGTCGAACGGGGCAGTCAACTGGCGTAG
- the galT gene encoding galactose-1-phosphate uridylyltransferase, with amino-acid sequence MKKTSTRLADGRELLYYDGRDDVVRDAVDRRPLGPVATASEIRTDPLLGDAVAVSSHRQERTYHPPADECPLCPSRDGRLSEIPDSEYDVAVFENRFPSLAGDSGRCEVVCFTSDHDASFADLTPEQAALVLEAWTDRTAELAELPAVKQVFCFENRGAEIGVTLGHPHGQIYGYPFVTPRTALMLRSADAFQESSGGRNLFDETVAREVADGSRVVLEGEHWVAFVPYAAHWPYEVHLYPKQRVPDLRFLGDEARTEFPQMYLELLRRFDRIFDGPGGGKEGAGEPPTPYISAIHQAPFGELEGYGINRDEFALHLELFTIRRTSGKLKFLAGSESGMNVFVNDVPPETAAERLREVASK; translated from the coding sequence GTGAAGAAGACATCGACCCGTCTCGCCGACGGTCGTGAGCTGCTCTACTACGACGGCCGGGACGACGTGGTCCGCGACGCCGTGGACCGGCGCCCCCTCGGCCCTGTCGCCACCGCGTCCGAGATCCGCACCGACCCGCTGCTCGGCGACGCGGTCGCCGTCTCCTCGCACCGCCAGGAACGCACCTATCACCCGCCGGCCGACGAGTGCCCGCTCTGCCCCTCGCGCGACGGACGGCTCAGCGAGATCCCGGACTCGGAGTACGACGTCGCCGTCTTCGAGAACCGCTTCCCCTCGCTCGCCGGGGACTCCGGCCGCTGCGAGGTCGTCTGCTTCACCTCCGACCACGACGCCTCCTTCGCCGACCTCACCCCCGAACAGGCCGCCCTGGTCCTGGAGGCCTGGACCGACAGGACCGCGGAGCTTGCCGAACTCCCTGCGGTCAAGCAGGTGTTCTGCTTCGAGAACCGCGGCGCCGAGATCGGCGTGACCCTCGGTCACCCGCACGGCCAGATCTACGGCTACCCCTTCGTCACCCCGCGCACCGCACTGATGCTGCGCTCCGCCGACGCGTTCCAGGAGAGCAGCGGCGGCCGGAACCTCTTCGACGAGACCGTGGCACGCGAAGTGGCCGACGGCTCCCGGGTGGTGCTGGAAGGTGAACACTGGGTCGCGTTCGTCCCGTACGCCGCGCACTGGCCGTACGAGGTGCACCTCTACCCGAAGCAGCGCGTCCCCGACCTGCGCTTCCTCGGCGACGAGGCGCGCACAGAGTTTCCACAGATGTATCTGGAACTGTTGAGGCGCTTCGACCGGATCTTCGACGGGCCGGGCGGCGGGAAGGAAGGGGCGGGTGAGCCTCCGACGCCGTACATCTCCGCCATCCACCAGGCGCCCTTCGGTGAGCTGGAGGGATACGGCATCAACCGGGACGAATTCGCCCTGCATCTTGAGCTTTTCACCATTCGCCGCACTTCGGGCAAGCTGAAGTTCCTCGCGGGTTCCGAGTCGGGCATGAACGTCTTCGTGAATGACGTGCCGCCGGAGACCGCGGCCGAGCGACTGCGAGAGGTAGCGAGCAAGTGA
- a CDS encoding response regulator transcription factor — protein sequence MGVRLMVVDDHRLLAEALASALRLRGHRVLAAAAPTGGAADLVVSRAPDVCLFGTAAPAEPGVFDPVARIRRERPQVAVVVLGPVPNSPGIAAAFAAGAAGYVRHDERIEGVERAMAQACAGETAVAPQLLQAVFTELLNPVAQPDDEGQRLLGLLTPREAEVLARIAEGEDTRLIAAGMCIAPSTARTHVQRVLVKLGVGSRLEAAALAARTGLLDHAAARGLLTGIPKGPDPRE from the coding sequence ATGGGCGTGCGGTTGATGGTGGTCGACGACCACCGACTGCTCGCCGAGGCACTCGCCTCGGCGCTGAGACTCCGCGGGCACCGGGTGCTCGCGGCGGCCGCGCCCACCGGGGGCGCGGCCGACCTCGTGGTGAGCCGGGCGCCCGACGTCTGCCTGTTCGGGACGGCCGCGCCCGCCGAGCCAGGGGTGTTCGACCCGGTCGCGCGGATCAGGAGGGAACGGCCGCAGGTGGCCGTGGTGGTGCTGGGTCCTGTGCCCAACTCACCCGGTATCGCAGCCGCGTTCGCCGCGGGCGCCGCCGGCTACGTACGCCACGACGAGCGCATCGAGGGGGTCGAGCGGGCCATGGCGCAGGCGTGCGCGGGGGAGACCGCGGTCGCGCCGCAGCTGCTGCAGGCCGTCTTCACCGAGCTGCTCAACCCGGTGGCGCAGCCCGACGACGAGGGGCAGCGGCTGCTGGGTCTGCTCACCCCGCGCGAGGCCGAGGTACTGGCCCGGATCGCGGAGGGCGAGGACACCCGGCTGATCGCCGCCGGGATGTGTATCGCGCCGAGCACCGCCCGTACGCATGTGCAGCGGGTCCTGGTGAAGCTCGGCGTCGGCTCCCGCCTTGAGGCGGCCGCGCTCGCGGCCCGCACCGGGCTGCTCGACCACGCGGCGGCGCGGGGGCTACTGACCGGGATACCGAAGGGGCCGGACCCACGGGAGTGA
- the galK gene encoding galactokinase, which yields MSFEELYGGAPEGTWAAPGRVNLIGEYTDFNDGFVMPLALPHTAVAQVSRRTDGVLRLYSADIEGGIVQLRTDELEPLTNTSWAAYPAGIVWALREAGHPVTGADIHLSSTVPTGAGLSSSAALEVVTALALNDLYELGLDCGQLALIAQRAENAFVGVPCGVMDQTASACCAEGHALHLDCRDHSVRQVPFDLAAQGLRLLVVDTRVKHALGDGAYAERRAGCEEGARILGVPALRDVPYEQLAGALAKLSDPKVRGYIRHVVSDNHRVARTVALLDAGDVRGVGPILTDGHASLRDDLLVSCDELDLVVASANAGGALGARMTGGGFGGSVIVLVEEVHAEAVAKAVTEAFAAAGHTEPRIFTATASAGARRLS from the coding sequence ATGAGTTTCGAGGAGCTGTACGGCGGTGCCCCCGAGGGCACCTGGGCCGCGCCCGGCCGCGTCAACCTCATCGGTGAGTACACCGACTTCAACGACGGCTTCGTCATGCCGCTCGCCCTGCCGCACACCGCCGTCGCCCAGGTCTCCCGACGCACCGACGGCGTACTGCGGCTGTACTCGGCGGACATCGAGGGCGGCATCGTCCAGCTCCGCACCGACGAACTCGAACCGCTCACCAACACCAGCTGGGCGGCCTACCCGGCGGGCATCGTCTGGGCGCTGCGCGAGGCGGGCCACCCGGTGACGGGCGCCGACATCCACCTCAGCTCCACGGTCCCCACCGGCGCCGGACTCTCCTCGTCCGCAGCCCTGGAGGTCGTCACCGCGCTCGCCCTCAACGACCTGTACGAACTGGGCCTGGACTGCGGCCAGTTGGCGCTGATCGCGCAGCGCGCCGAGAACGCCTTCGTCGGAGTGCCCTGCGGCGTCATGGACCAGACGGCGTCGGCCTGCTGCGCCGAGGGCCACGCGCTGCACCTCGACTGCCGGGACCACTCGGTCCGGCAGGTCCCCTTCGACCTGGCGGCGCAGGGGCTGCGGCTGCTCGTCGTGGACACCAGGGTCAAGCACGCCCTGGGCGACGGCGCGTACGCGGAACGGCGCGCGGGCTGCGAGGAGGGCGCCCGGATCCTGGGCGTCCCCGCGCTGCGCGACGTGCCGTACGAGCAGCTGGCCGGCGCGCTGGCGAAGCTCTCCGATCCGAAGGTGCGCGGTTACATCCGCCATGTCGTATCGGACAACCACCGGGTGGCGCGTACGGTCGCGCTGCTCGACGCGGGCGACGTACGCGGCGTCGGGCCGATCCTCACCGACGGCCACGCCTCGCTCCGCGACGACCTGCTGGTCTCCTGCGACGAGCTGGACCTGGTGGTGGCATCGGCGAACGCGGGCGGCGCGCTGGGTGCGCGGATGACCGGCGGCGGGTTCGGCGGTTCGGTGATCGTGCTGGTCGAGGAGGTGCACGCGGAGGCGGTGGCCAAGGCGGTGACCGAGGCGTTCGCCGCGGCCGGGCACACGGAGCCGCGGATCTTCACGGCCACGGCATCGGCGGGTGCGCGCCGGCTGTCCTGA
- a CDS encoding outer membrane protein assembly factor BamB family protein, translating into MTQPPDQQPPQGGFGAPQDPPPGGFGAPPPPAQPPQMPPPPQAPPGQPSTPPQGQPQGPPSGPQPGYGYPQQAPQQPQSGPYGQPQQPGPYGQQPQQPGPYGQPQQPGPYGQQPPQGPYGQQQGPYGYPQQQYPGAPVPPQGGGKNPFKGKPGVIIGAAVAALLVVGAGVFFAVGGGDGGDKKPVASDSKNTDGKPSVSPSVDQGDGNGDGRSSDDNLNAGRKPGEDKVLWLQTNDVALPQDGAQNYGMWFSGDVVVRAMYKKVTAYGVNDGKEKWSVPTPHAICAAPRQTTPDGKIVIAYKSNDTDRADCNQMQVINLKTGKPGWKKPIPKEGAFDIMSSLELTIAGDTVTASRMGPSSAFSVSDGHKIFGSMQGACQPDAFAGGAKLIAVESCTKNSQPDATEQVQELDPSTGKSKWTFPLPAGWQVKKVYSLDPLVIYSTNEKKKSWNISVLKSNGTRRSQLTTKDSFQPECGLSIIDRDLQGCVGTAADANTLYLPTEVKSGANDVVAFDLNTGKEKWRVPSGSDRTMLPLRMDGSNLIAYKEPSYDGGGAVVSIPSTGGKASVLLQNPESTSTIENSFFSKLVDYRDGRFFLMSGQVRGKKGDTTEKTMLVFGK; encoded by the coding sequence ATGACTCAGCCGCCCGACCAGCAGCCGCCGCAGGGCGGTTTCGGGGCCCCGCAGGACCCTCCACCGGGTGGTTTCGGCGCTCCGCCGCCGCCCGCCCAGCCGCCGCAGATGCCGCCGCCGCCCCAGGCGCCGCCGGGGCAGCCGTCCACACCGCCGCAGGGCCAGCCGCAGGGACCGCCGTCCGGGCCGCAGCCCGGTTACGGATATCCCCAGCAGGCCCCCCAGCAGCCGCAGTCCGGCCCTTACGGCCAGCCGCAGCAGCCCGGCCCGTACGGCCAGCAGCCGCAGCAGCCCGGACCGTACGGCCAGCCCCAGCAGCCCGGTCCGTACGGACAGCAGCCGCCGCAGGGCCCGTACGGCCAGCAGCAGGGCCCCTACGGCTACCCGCAGCAGCAGTACCCGGGTGCGCCGGTCCCGCCGCAGGGCGGGGGCAAGAACCCCTTCAAGGGCAAGCCCGGCGTCATCATCGGCGCGGCCGTCGCGGCACTGCTCGTCGTCGGTGCCGGTGTCTTCTTCGCCGTCGGCGGTGGTGACGGCGGCGACAAGAAGCCGGTCGCGAGCGACAGCAAGAACACCGACGGCAAGCCGTCCGTGTCCCCGAGCGTCGACCAGGGCGACGGAAACGGCGACGGGCGCTCCAGCGACGACAACCTCAACGCCGGACGCAAGCCCGGCGAGGACAAGGTCCTCTGGCTCCAGACCAACGACGTCGCGCTGCCGCAGGACGGCGCCCAGAACTACGGCATGTGGTTCTCCGGCGATGTCGTCGTCCGCGCGATGTACAAGAAGGTCACCGCGTACGGGGTGAACGACGGCAAGGAGAAGTGGAGCGTGCCGACGCCGCACGCGATCTGCGCGGCGCCCCGCCAGACCACTCCCGACGGCAAGATCGTCATCGCGTACAAGAGCAACGACACCGACAGGGCCGACTGCAACCAGATGCAGGTCATCAACCTGAAGACGGGCAAGCCCGGCTGGAAGAAGCCCATCCCGAAGGAGGGCGCCTTCGACATCATGAGCTCCCTGGAGCTGACGATCGCGGGCGACACCGTGACCGCCAGCCGGATGGGGCCCTCCAGCGCCTTCTCGGTCAGCGACGGGCACAAGATCTTCGGGAGCATGCAGGGCGCGTGCCAGCCCGACGCGTTCGCGGGCGGCGCCAAGCTGATCGCGGTCGAGTCGTGCACCAAGAACAGCCAGCCGGACGCGACCGAGCAGGTGCAGGAGCTCGACCCGTCGACCGGCAAGTCCAAGTGGACGTTCCCGCTCCCCGCGGGCTGGCAGGTCAAGAAGGTCTACTCGCTCGACCCGCTGGTCATCTACTCGACCAACGAGAAGAAGAAGTCCTGGAACATCTCCGTCCTCAAGAGCAACGGAACCCGGCGCTCCCAGCTGACCACGAAGGACAGCTTCCAGCCCGAGTGCGGTCTGTCGATCATCGACCGTGACCTCCAGGGCTGTGTTGGCACGGCGGCCGACGCCAACACGCTGTATCTGCCGACCGAGGTGAAGAGCGGCGCGAACGACGTGGTCGCGTTCGACCTGAACACCGGCAAGGAGAAGTGGCGGGTCCCCTCGGGCAGCGACCGTACGATGCTGCCGCTGCGGATGGACGGCTCCAACCTCATCGCGTACAAGGAGCCCTCGTACGACGGGGGCGGCGCGGTCGTCAGCATCCCGTCGACGGGCGGCAAGGCGAGTGTGCTCCTCCAGAACCCGGAGTCGACGTCCACCATCGAGAACTCCTTCTTCTCGAAGCTGGTCGACTACCGGGACGGCCGGTTCTTCCTGATGTCGGGCCAGGTCAGGGGCAAGAAGGGCGACACCACCGAGAAGACGATGCTGGTCTTCGGCAAGTGA
- the galE gene encoding UDP-glucose 4-epimerase GalE — MSKKYLVTGGAGYVGSVVAAHLLEAGHEVTVLDDLSTGFRVSVPEGAAFIEGRIQDAARWLDSSYDGVLHFAASSQVGESVVNPEKYWLNNVGGTTALLAAMRSAGVRTLVFSSTAATYGEPDTVPIRESAPTAPTNPYGATKLAVDHMISGECAAHGLAAASLRYFNVAGAYKTYGERHDPESHLIPLVLQVAQGSRDAISVYGDDYPTPDGTCVRDYIHVADLAEAHLLALDAATAGEHLICNLGNGSGFSVREVIETVRKVTGHPVPEQAAGRRAGDPAALVASADTARERLGWTPSRSDLAGIVSDAWAFAQNTAQNTRTSAQTVLSDSVVRPQGSC; from the coding sequence GTGAGCAAGAAGTATCTGGTCACCGGTGGCGCGGGATACGTCGGCAGTGTCGTGGCCGCCCATCTCCTGGAGGCCGGTCATGAGGTGACCGTGCTCGACGACCTCTCCACCGGCTTCCGGGTGTCCGTCCCCGAGGGCGCCGCGTTCATCGAGGGCCGCATCCAGGACGCCGCCCGGTGGCTCGACTCCTCGTACGACGGGGTGCTGCACTTCGCCGCGTCCTCGCAGGTCGGCGAGTCGGTCGTCAACCCCGAGAAGTACTGGCTGAACAACGTCGGCGGCACCACCGCACTGCTCGCCGCGATGCGGTCCGCCGGCGTCCGCACCCTGGTGTTCTCCTCCACGGCCGCGACCTACGGCGAGCCCGACACCGTACCGATCAGGGAGAGCGCCCCCACCGCGCCGACCAACCCGTACGGCGCGACCAAGCTCGCCGTCGACCACATGATCAGCGGTGAGTGCGCGGCGCACGGCCTGGCCGCGGCCAGCCTCCGGTACTTCAACGTCGCGGGCGCCTACAAGACGTACGGCGAGCGCCACGACCCCGAGTCGCACCTCATCCCGCTGGTGCTCCAGGTCGCCCAGGGCAGCCGGGACGCCATCTCGGTGTACGGCGACGACTACCCCACCCCGGACGGCACCTGCGTCCGCGACTACATCCATGTCGCCGACCTCGCGGAGGCGCACCTGCTCGCCCTGGACGCGGCCACCGCGGGCGAGCACCTGATCTGCAACCTCGGCAACGGCAGCGGGTTCTCGGTCCGCGAGGTCATCGAGACCGTACGCAAGGTCACCGGCCACCCCGTCCCCGAGCAGGCAGCGGGCCGCCGCGCGGGCGACCCGGCCGCGCTCGTCGCCTCAGCCGACACCGCGCGCGAGCGGCTCGGCTGGACCCCCTCGCGCTCCGACCTGGCCGGGATCGTCTCCGACGCCTGGGCCTTCGCGCAGAACACCGCGCAGAACACCCGCACATCCGCTCAGACAGTGTTGTCCGACAGTGTTGTCCGACCCCAGGGGAGTTGCTGA
- a CDS encoding sodium:solute symporter family protein — MQYLAAGLRLPTNGLDYTILAIYFIVVLGIGFAARASVKTSLDFFLSGRSLPAWVTGLAFVAANLGATEILGMAATGAQYGVAVVHWYWIGAIPAMVFLGLVMMPFYYKSKVRSVPEFLLHRFDKSAHLLSSILFAFSAILIAGVNLYALSIVVEALLGWPQWVAIVVAGLFVLVYITIGGLSSAIYNEVLQFFVILAALIPLTILGLKRVGGWDGLSNTLTKSHGHDFMTAWGGTSIGHANPLGANWLTIILGLGFVLSFGYWTTNFAEVQRALSAKNLSAAQRTPLIAAFPKMFIVFLVMIPGLVAAVIAPKIGTPGSDLTYNDAIPLLMQELLPNGVLGIAVTGLLAAFMAGMAANVSSFNTVFTTDIWARYVKKDKPDAYYLRFGRMITAVGVLASIGTAFIAASFSNIMSYLQTLFSFFNVPLFVVFIIGMFWKRASMKSGVWGLLAGTSAAMINYFWIYKQGIIDIPTDQGANFVSAIVGFVAGAVVMVLVTLFTAPKPVAELAGLVYGTESPDAPEVPAEGDDAWYRKPALLGWGAIVLAALCYLPYSL, encoded by the coding sequence ATGCAATACCTGGCTGCCGGACTCCGGCTCCCCACGAACGGGCTCGACTACACGATTCTGGCGATCTACTTCATCGTGGTCCTGGGCATCGGATTCGCCGCCAGAGCGAGCGTGAAGACGAGCCTGGACTTCTTCCTGTCGGGCCGTTCACTGCCCGCCTGGGTCACCGGCCTGGCCTTTGTCGCCGCCAACCTCGGCGCCACCGAGATCCTCGGCATGGCGGCGACCGGCGCGCAGTACGGTGTGGCCGTCGTCCACTGGTACTGGATCGGCGCCATCCCCGCCATGGTCTTCCTCGGCCTGGTGATGATGCCCTTCTACTACAAGTCGAAGGTGCGCTCCGTACCGGAGTTCCTGCTGCACCGCTTCGACAAGTCGGCGCACCTGCTGAGCTCCATACTCTTCGCCTTCTCGGCGATCCTCATCGCGGGCGTGAACCTCTACGCCCTGTCGATCGTCGTGGAGGCGCTCCTGGGCTGGCCGCAGTGGGTCGCGATCGTCGTCGCCGGCCTCTTCGTCCTCGTCTACATCACCATCGGCGGGCTCTCGTCGGCGATCTACAACGAAGTGCTCCAGTTCTTCGTCATCCTCGCCGCGCTGATACCGCTCACCATCCTCGGCCTCAAGCGGGTCGGCGGCTGGGACGGCCTCTCCAACACCCTCACCAAGAGCCACGGCCATGACTTCATGACCGCCTGGGGCGGCACCTCGATCGGCCACGCGAACCCGCTCGGCGCGAACTGGCTGACGATCATCCTGGGCCTTGGCTTCGTGCTCTCCTTCGGCTACTGGACGACGAACTTCGCCGAGGTGCAGCGCGCTCTCTCCGCGAAGAACCTCTCGGCCGCCCAGCGCACCCCGCTGATCGCCGCCTTCCCGAAGATGTTCATCGTCTTCCTCGTGATGATCCCCGGCCTGGTCGCCGCCGTCATCGCCCCGAAGATCGGCACCCCCGGCTCGGACCTCACGTACAACGACGCGATCCCGCTGCTGATGCAGGAACTGCTGCCCAACGGTGTGCTCGGCATCGCGGTGACCGGTCTGCTGGCCGCCTTCATGGCCGGTATGGCCGCCAACGTCTCCTCGTTCAACACCGTCTTCACGACGGACATCTGGGCGCGGTACGTGAAGAAGGACAAGCCCGACGCGTACTACCTGCGCTTCGGACGGATGATCACCGCGGTCGGTGTGCTGGCCTCCATCGGCACGGCCTTCATCGCCGCCAGCTTCTCCAACATCATGAGCTACCTCCAGACGCTCTTCTCCTTCTTCAACGTCCCGCTGTTCGTGGTCTTCATCATCGGTATGTTCTGGAAGCGCGCCTCGATGAAGTCCGGTGTGTGGGGCCTGCTCGCCGGTACCAGCGCCGCGATGATCAACTACTTCTGGATCTACAAGCAGGGCATCATCGACATCCCGACCGACCAGGGCGCCAACTTCGTCTCGGCGATCGTCGGCTTCGTCGCCGGTGCGGTCGTCATGGTGCTCGTCACGCTCTTCACCGCACCCAAGCCGGTGGCCGAACTGGCCGGTCTGGTATACGGAACGGAGTCGCCGGACGCGCCGGAGGTGCCGGCCGAGGGCGACGACGCCTGGTACCGCAAGCCGGCCCTGCTCGGCTGGGGCGCGATCGTCCTCGCGGCCCTCTGCTACCTGCCCTACTCGCTCTGA